From the Lathyrus oleraceus cultivar Zhongwan6 chromosome 3, CAAS_Psat_ZW6_1.0, whole genome shotgun sequence genome, the window AAGAACTATTATTGTGGATCTCAAACTCTCAAGATTGAGTGTGATAGGTAGACTAAAGGTACATTAGGGAATCTAATGTTTTTCTTTGAAGTTACGTTTTTGTGTATCAGGTGGAAGAATTATTTCTTGGGCATGGATTTTGGTTGTGTTATTCACAAAGAGAGAAAACTATCTCTATAATTCATTGAAGACTTTGGTTTAACCATGTGATTGTTGTTGCGGAACAAGCTGGGAGTTATCCAATTATTCGAGGCTAATGGGAATCGCTTAGACAAGTCTTTACCAGATTTGGGGAAATAATTTTACATAAATGAAGCTTAGAGCATATTATTGTGGATAGTAAGATTATTAGATCAAGATCGTTAAGGATCTTATATGTAGCAGTTGATTATCTGAATCAACATAAGAAATTGTCATTTGATATGTGTGTAGGCTAATGCAATGTGGCTATTAGCATTCAGATTGATGGTATTTTGTTGTATCAAAATGCATGTATATTAACTCTTGAAAATAGTGGAAGACATGATTATTCTCCCAATGATTTTAAATCATTAAAGACGGGAGTAGGTTCTTATGAGAACGATGACAACAAACTATTATATATCTCTGCATACTCTCCTTCTTCCCTATAtctctttaattttctgcatTCGTCATTTAAAAGTTATATCATAACATAGTTTGTATGTTATTTAGGTTAGATTATGCTTATTGCAATTTATTATATAAGCATAGGTCTGTATTGCATCAAACCTATTAAATCGTCTTTAATCTAATTGTGAGAAAAAACATACTACATTGGGATATTAAATTGTTTGGATTAAGCAACTTGAATAATACTATTTTGTTTATGTCCTTGAAAGAATCACGTGTGATGAAGTTCATCATCTATATTAGCCTAGGTTTTTATAAAGACATAAGTCTTTTCAACAGagaaagatcaaagaagaaaaatATTGGAATCAAGTATTAAGAATGCATAAGCTTTGGAAATTAAATGATTGAATTATGAAGATTAAGGTACAATGGAAATTCATATGTATATAAGCTTTAGGGCTCAAAAATATTTTCATCTAAACCATTCTATTAAACATCCATGCATGATTTCCATTCATAGAACAtgtttttaaaatcaaattttcaaTTTTGGTTGAGGTACAATTGAATGATAAAAATCAATAATCGATTGTTGGTATACTACTGTTTTGGGAAAAGCGAAAATtttaacaacaacaaccaatTAACTCACTCATACAATCGATTGAAGGGTCTTATTTTTATCCCCCACAATCGATTGCAACTTCCCCTCAATCGATTGATGTAGTGAAAATTTTCTATATTTTTGAACGTTGGATGAATAACAATTTATTGTCATCCTAGACCAATTGTTTGTCATTTGAAGAATATTGAAAAATTCTGAAACATTGTCATACCCTTTCATTGCATATGATCATGCTACCTTTTCCAAAACATTGTGAATTATCTTAATCATTTTTCGATCATTTCTACTCTTTCTAAAGACATATTATAATGTATTTATAGTAAGATTTTTTTCAAATTACAATTCACCTCTATCAtcatattttaaaaataattctTATTGTTTTTTCATGTGTTCATTTACAATAACAGAGAAACTTTTGACTGCATAAATTTCATTCATTTGAGAAAAAGTTTCATAAACCAATGAGCACTTAAATGTTTATATATTATCCAATTATTCATTGAAAGAGAATAATACATTTTTAAGATATTGGAAAGTATTGTCTATTTTCAATTTATCTGTCTACCGTAAATTATTCACAAAGTATGTGGTGATTTTTTTTGTAAGGAAAGTGGTTGTACTTTTTACAGGTGCTAGAAAATAGGAAGTGTTGTTCTTTCTGTTTTTGGAAAAAAGGACTTTTGAATCGGGGAGATTCAAAGTCTACCATAAATTAGGTGGTTATGTTAAAAGATTATAAGAGATGTTTTGATGTGAGGCTCCTACAAAGATCTAAAAAAGTGAAATCCTTCGCGGGCTGTTGAGGGACTGGACTACCCTTGTTTGGAAAGGGGAACCAAGATATCTCTTGTGTTATTTAGTCTTTCTACACTTATACTTTTCTGCATTATCATTCATAAGTTCATCATTACTTTCCGAAAAAATAATAGAACCATAACATTTGCAAAATAATCGGAAAAAGTCTTAAAACCCAATTCATCCTCTCTTAAGTTACACTTTATACTTACAATTGGTATTAGAGAAGGTTAAGATAACTTGCTCCTCGATCCAAAAAGATGGCTTCCGCAAAACCGTTTCTTGTAGATGGTGGGAGTAACAACACACCTCCATATTTCGTCGTTGAATATTACTTCTAAAAATTTTCATGGGAAAGTATTTAGAAGCACAAGAAGAAGAATTATGGGATGATGTTGAAAATGGTTCATACATTCTACAACGGTCATAAACAATGTAGAACAAGTAAAATTTAAAGGCTCTTGGAATAATGAAGACAAGAAGAAAGTATTGTATAATAAAAAGGTAAAGAACATTCCTACTTGGATCACTAATATTTCATGTGTATTGATGAGTTGGTAATGTCTTAACCATTGTTACTTTGTAAATGGATGGAAAAGATTCATTGCTTAATTTTTTATAagtttttcataaaaaaaaagtaaaaatgaaaataaaaataaaaataaaatgtgCTACTTTTCTCCTCGGTTTCCGACAAAACCGGGATAATAAGtcataaaaaaatttaaaaataaataattaaaaagTAATAAAATTGAGTTGCTAGGAATATATggtattttttttaaaaataaagtAAAATGTGACACGTCTATAGAGGTGAAAATTTTGTCATGAAAAATATTACATATAGTTGTAGATTACTTGTATTTTGATGGTTTTCACCTATTTAATAATATATTGGGTTAATAATAAACTGAAACTTTTTCCAATTAATCAActaaaattatttaataaaaCTTTTTAAATTAATAAACTAAATTTCTTAATAATAGAAATTTATATTTAATAATTTAgtttattaatttaaaatatataataaactaaatattaaaaataatctaaactttatatatatatatatatatatatatatatatatatatatatatatatatactatttaatattaattttaatatattgTAACAATATATAGTTAATTTTgtataataaaaataaaatattttattttctaGCGGTAAAAGTCCGATTCCATAAGTGTTTTTATTAAGTAATTTTTCTCGGATTCTAAGATGACATAATCTTGGGAAGGTTGATTTCATAAGTTGTTTTTACAGAGACAATATGAGAAGTTGAGGCAAAATACTATTAATCCTAATATATTTTACAACTATTTACATGAGAGTATTCTTTCTTATAAAGAATCCAAAATTTTGGGAGAAAGTCAAAAACCTAAAAGAAACAAATTAGTTATTGAGAAAGTATTTATtgtttaattaattaaattgTATCGTAGACGCAATGATAAAAGATGAATGCATGTCAACTCTTAAGCCAATATTTAATTTATAGTCATAATGACGACCAAATTTCCGTTTATATTAAGTTGGACTATAGGTTTTTTTTATGATGCAACAATCGATTTCTTAGCAAGTTGGTAGTCTCTTCACTATATTTTCTGAGAAATGGTTACTATATGATTCAAATTAATATAATAAATTGAGATAATGTGCTTAAATGGATAACAATTGTTAATTATATAATGCTGAATTGCTGATTCATTTTCTTAGCTGGGAAGTaggaaaatatatatatataatatcatcTGCTAAGTTTCAGAATACTAATTTCacataattaaataaataagtATGAATGTTCTAGAAAGATCATGAAGATGTTATTGCTTTTTCTAGAAGAAGAAAAACCACGTAACTTCATGTATATTAAGAAGTCATTTCATGGAAAGCTAtcgaaaaaaaaagaaagaaactTATTGGGCACGCTTTCTTTTCGCTGCATATATATAGAGAAAGCATAGACGTTTGTGATATCTAAAAACTAACTTCCAATATTCACAAGAAAATAGCTGAGATGGATCATAAACACTTGTTACAACAAAAGCCTCCAGGAGCTCCATTCACGTGCAGCGGTTGTAGACAACTAGGGTTTGGATCAAATTACCATTGTCAAAACAACTCTCATTGCAACTATGTCCTACATGGAGAATGTGCATATCCCGACCCTTACGCCTTTCATCCATTTTTTGAGAAAAGCTATTTCGAATTTCACAAGAAACCACCTGGAGATAGAGAAAGATACTGTGATGCTTGTGGAAAAGATATATTAGGGTTTGTCTACCATTGCTCTACGACAGGATATGATCTTCACCCTTGTTGTTTGAAGTTGAAAAATAGTATTACTGATGAAAGTGGTACTGTGACACTGAAATTGTCCAAGAAAGTTGATTCAAAGTGTGTGAAATGTAAGCATAGGAGTGTTGTGGGAAATGTTAAAGGGTGGTGTTATTATGATAGAAATAGTTGTTATCACGTGTCTTGTTTCAAGGATTTGATAGTTGAGAATTGGAGGAGGGGTTATTTTTCTCAAGGAGATACATCAATTGCAACTACAAATTCAAGTAATGATAGAGAAACTCAACTTGCACTGACGAGCATGGAGATGGATCAAAGTTTGAGGATTTCAAGGAGGGCAAGAACTATAAGCAAGTACGCAAAGATAGCAATTTTGGTATTCAAGCTAATATTTTCAGCTATATTTGGAAATCCTATATCTGCTTTTGTTGCTATTTTGGAAGCTCTTGCTTCAAATTAACTTACCACTGAGTAGGTATTGAATTTTTGATTGAATTCGCTTTGGTTTGAGTTGCTTGCTCCCATTCTCTTGTATTTCTCTAGTTTAGACTTGTATTATTTAGCCTCTGGTGTGACTTTGTATTGTTTTGTTTTTCTGCGTTTTGTGGTCCTGAGATCCTGTAGTAAGGAAACATTTGTTGTACTATTCATTTGTATATTATTTTAGCCATTTCAATAAAATAAAGTTACACCTTTCGGTCAAAACTTCTAAGCAGTTTTCTTGTAGTGTCTTGAAATACCTAGCAATAAATATGGCTTTCTTTTGAGAAGCTGTTTCTCATCTTGGAGCAAAAGTCGAAAAGGAGTTATTTAGTTCTATTGCTGGTGTGGGGAAATAAGGTTAGGTGGATTGTCTAGGGTTTGGAAGAGTAGTGTGTCTTTATAATGGTGgtttttttttttacaattgcTTCAAGATATACTGCCAACTAGGAAGAATATTTCTAAGCGTCAAATCTTGTTTGCTGATAGCAGATTTGGATGTGTGGTGCGATTAGGGAAAGTCGAGTATGTGAAATTCTTTTTTTCCTGTGTGAGGTTGTCTCTAATCTATTATCAAGTTCTTAATAATGTGAGAATGCCTTTATCTCTTTCGTTCTCGATTTTAAGGGGTTTTGACGTTTTTTAGAGGTTTAGAAGTGGTTAGAAGACTCAAATATGTCTCATTTCAATTTGAATGCCAAGGGTCTGGATTATTTGGAAATTAGGCAACACAATCATTTTTGGTCAAGAAAGTATGCTAGCTAATCATTGGGTGAATTCAATAATAGGTTAAATTGGAAGTGGTTCCATTCTCATCTTTTGACTCTCGTCTTCTCTTTACTAGAGTATGTGTGGGGTCCGCTTTGGTTCCTTTGCTCTTAGTGGTGTGCTATGCGGGAAGCTGCCCTCCTTTGTTTTGTAAAGGTGATGAAGTTGACCTCCtttcatttttctatttttggtGGGGCATTGCTTTAGTCCCCGTGGAAGCTTGTTTTTGGTTGTGTGTTGGTGTTATGTGCAACCTTTTTCCGACCTTAGCATTTGTTAAGCCAATTTTTGCCTAATTTAGAGTATCACTTGTGCTCCTTGTTGGTTGAAAATATAAGTATGAAAAAGGTCTACAAGTGTGGGAGGGGGTTTAATAGACCTATCCTCTTTAAAAAGATTTGAAAATTTTCAATACAAAATTCAGAGAATGATCAATCACTATAGATTCTAACAAATGTATTTCAATGTTATCACTAAGAGAATGATCGAATGATCAATCAGTGGTTTGAGTTAATTAGGAAAATTCAAGTTGCATAAACTAGGCAATTTAATATCTCAAAATAGATATGTTTTTTTAATACAACCAACTTAAACATTATTCAATAGGTTCGATGCAACACAAACCTATGCTTATACAATAAACCACTACAAGCATGGCCTAACCTAAATGAAATAAAAAGTATGGTATGATTTAACTTTTACATGCTAAACAATGAAAGTTAAAGAGAGATAGGGAAGGAAGAAAGTACGCATAGGTATATAGTCGTTTGGAAACCGACCTCATTATGCCTACTTCACTCTTTAATGGTTTGAAACTattagaaaaaaataataaaatctTCCCATATTTTCAATAACTAATATACAAGTATTTTGATACAACAAATTATCATCAATTCGAATGTTAATAACCACAGTTCATTAGCCTACACACGAATCCAATGACAATTTCTTCTGTTGATGTAGATACTAAACTCCTGCATGCAAGATTCTAAATGATCTTGATCCAATAATCCACCTATCCAAAATAACCTGCTTCAAGCTTCCTTTCAACAACATTCTTCCGTCGAATCTGACGAAGACTTGTCAGAGAGATTGTCATTAGCCTTAATTAATTGGATACACTACAATAAAAAGTACATATGACAATGGTTGTGAAAGACATATAATGACAGTTGTATGCCCGTTGTTAGATAATGTATGATTGTAAGTGTTTTATTTACAATCATAGACTATTTCCCATTGTAGTAAATTGGAAAACGCACTATCTATAACCACGATTGTATCGAATAGCCGTAATGAAATATCTATAGGTCATGGGTTCGATACCCATCAACGTCATGTTTGGAGTTTATTATTCTGGATAGCCCTCTACCAATAGCAATGGTTGTATTAAACAACCGTTGTGaaattatttgttttttaatatatattttcTTATTGACTTAAATAGTCTTTTGGTCCCTGTAAGTTGGCGTGTTTTTGATTTTCGCCCCTGTATCTTTTTTTCCTTAATATAGTCCCTGAATGTTAAAATCTTTTTGCTTTTAGTCCCTAAAGTTAAAATCCGTAGAAAAATCTACAAGAAACATGCAGATTTTCCTTCAGATTTTAATTTTAGTGGACTAAAAGCAAGTGCAATTCAACATATAAGGACTTTATCCAGGAAAAAAAATACAGGGACGACAAACAAAAACACGCCAATTTACAAGGACTAAAAGACTATTTAAGCCTTTTTTATTTTACAGAATTCCCAAATTTTTAACCTGAACTATTTTAAATCGTATAAGACcagaaataataaaaaaattatctGACCAAAAATTGTACTACATCAAAGCAAATATTGCATTAAAAACCAAAAATTGTATATTACATCAAAACCAAAATGGCACAAAAAATCTATAATTTACATATCATTATATCAAATAATAGTATCTTGGTGTCTTGGTATCTTGCCTCTTGGTGTATTGACAttaaacacctataatttcaAATAGTAATACTTGTTAGTAGATAACCTTAGAAATTATAACTTACAATAAATTAtgaataaagaataaaaaaatacTTGTTAATTTTCCATATGCCTTCTTCATGATCGTTACGAATATGATGCACATCATCTAGATCAACTCCTTCATATGAAGTAGACACTTGTGTTACATAAAAAGAGTGGAAGGGATATCAAAATCTTCATCACTACGAGGAATGCATTTTCCTTAAAGAATAATTGATCATCTCCTCGATAAGTCTGAAGGGTCTGTTACATAAAAAAACTCGTTTTTCTTGAGTAGCCATGATGAATGGTTCGGTCATATAAGTTGTCTTTCCAAGGTCAACTCGTGTGAATCCTAACTCAACAATGTAGACATCAATGTTATTTGGAACCCACTTGGATTTTAATAAAGACACTTTAAAAATAACATAATCAATCTCCAAAATTTCCTCAATGACAACATAGAATGCTTTAGATGCCAATATAAGATTCTTATCTTTTGAACTAGAGAAATATATGAATTTGGCCTCAACCATAACCCCACTATTTTGTATAATACTACAATCATCTTTTGATTTTGTATAAAAGGAGAAATTACTAATATCATGTGCAGTCCAAGTTATCACATTAAATTTTGGCATGTATGACAACTATTTAGTTATCTCTGATGCACTATCATCATTAGAAATCCTTTCATTAAACCAGCTTATGAATTTCTTGCTATGCTCTGTCAACAACCACTTCTCACTCATTTGGGGATATTTTTCTTCATAAGTCTTTTGTGAATAACTATGTAAGGTTGAACTTCATCAAGATTATTCAATATATAGAAAAGTGCTTGAAGAACTACATCCTGAGTCATTGACTTAACATTTAAACTTTGAGTACCTCTACCTCCATATTTGTCAGCATGACGAGGCTTTGGAATTCTTATAGACTCTACTTCCGACAAATAGTTTCaacaaaactcaacagcttctttTGTGATGTACCTTTCAAAGATCGAAGTTTCCGATCGATGTTGATTTGTCGTATATCCTTTAAAGATCTTCATGTATCTCTCTATTGGATACATCCACCTTAAAAAAAACAAGACCATAAAATCTGATTTCTCTGACTAGATGATCAAGTAAGTGAACCATAATATcaaaaatgatggaggaaaataCATATTCCCCAATCCTTTTCCATCCATATTTATGAAATTTGTGAGACGAATTAAGTTGTAAGTCTTTAATAGAAGATGAGTATTTGAATAAAAGCTAAGTATGAGTATCACTCAAATACTCGAGGAAAAGAGAAGATATTACGTCCACCTCAATCCTTTTTCAACTAATAAAGACCAAACTAAAATTGGTTTAATTATTGTGTCTTGAACAAAAGACAAGTATTCAAACAAAAGCTAAGTACGACTAGCACTCAAATACTTGGGAAAAGAAAAGATATTACGTCTGCCCCAGTTCTTTTTTAACCGAatttattgagaaaaatatttTCAACACGCTTCGAGTAAGAGGAAAAGAAACTTGATGTTAATCACGTAGTTTTTTTCGAATTAGTTTGAAAACAGTTTATGAAgtgattttattttattttgaaatgGTTTTAAAATTAGGGAATGATTGACGAAATATATTTTGAAAATTGCTTAGTGTTGACGTAGCCtttgatttttattttgaaagattattttattttgtaactaattaattaatcaagtaaacaaaataataaagTAAGATGTAATATTAATATGGGGTGATGTGTGAGATGATAAAAATATTTTGGGCCCaaggtgtaacaccccgataaaacaagataattatttaatttaagttaataatatatttattaatttaattaaatacttggaattattattattggattattgctttattggaataaaagttggaatttagaaaaggtcccatttagtaaaaaggtttatttttttcacgtgaaaaggaaaaaagggacagaaaagtggaaaaaaagggcaaagagaaccagagaacaagggttggagagaggaagagcttgaagcttaaagattcgccggattaactcaggtaaggggggtttatcatcgtttaatgggtattatgggataacatgtgatgggtagtgataaaccattgatttgactctaattggaatgatgtatgctgaaattggtgaaatattggatgaacgaaattgggttataattgaaggaaattcgtaggaattagatgtaataatgttagaatttgtgaaatcgaatagggtatgattcgtgttagatgatatgaacgattactgtgtaaaattggattgtaggaggttagaattgggagatctcgtagcagagaaaaccatagcagatctggaaatctggtttctggtcatacacgtatggcactaggcaatacgcgtatgagatggtctggtacgcgtatggcactaggcaatacgcgtatggatgaggaagatgatgttttgaacgtggtttggtccctgttggtacgcgtatggggaagtggtacgcgtagcatacaCGTATGAGATaggtgttacgcgtatgggattggctgaggagtgggccatacgcgtatgggactaggcagtacgcgtatgggcagatttgtgattttcctgtgctgttgttgtgtagtttttggttgttcagctgagtaatgtaatttagctgatgtatgatagagtagggatcatttcccgttgtcttgagtagtataggtattagtagagtgtgctaatgctgtgattgattatgtggtatgacatgatatgattatgtggtgaatatgttgatgatgtatgatgatatgcataatgttgtgaatgtatctatcatgtatgcaATTATGAgtggactgtttatggcttagagtgtgagcatatgtccattgtggatgattgttgatgtttgcatgactaagtgatttagcttgcatattgtggcctttatggtggtagctaattcccatggtgaggaattagtgagttagtattgtagattgttgttgatgtttgcatgctaggtgattagcgtgcatatcatagcccttggggtggtagctaattcccatggtgaggaattagtgagtgagtcactaggtctcaaatgagtgggactagtgagcttggtagccgtatctggatttgatcggtgaggttgaactatatgttcacgaatagtcggtaccgcatgcatggagtctcattgcataatgtatgtatgtattgcgtataatatgaatggatgtattccaatattatacgtgtgttttatggttgtgttgagtttgagtataatgatgatgatgatcatgagttgatattgccgttgtTGAATATGTGTATGATTcgggtgatgaaatgtgttaatttacttaacattacatgatattttataatgcttattatatcgattgaggaactcacccttacaactatttttcaggtaacgagcagtgattgagtagaggctagtccttggagtctagtgtagttccttagggggtcatgctctggtagatgtaacatcgggacgggatgttttaccttattttcattgttggttgttgaatgatcttacatgtaatgtgttacatggtttgcatgttgttgttaatttctatccgctgcgaattatgcaaatgtttattttgataaataaatgagtatgaccagatattttggaacacggtgtgaagtgtcaagtgtgacacccttaagTGCATActtactctgatttatattttgttgatttaattatttattgggggtattttagaagggtgttacattagtggtatcagagcatagtcggtcgagtcgagtcgtaattattctgtttccctgtacgtgataggtgttgtgtaaccctatcagtacttattgtgttagcttgttgggttttcagaatagagatggctggaagaggtagagacgatgctgcgattgctgaggctctgggtatgctaactggagtacttgggggaaatccgaatgttgtgggactgggagctgctcgtcaactgagtgagttccagaagaataatcctccgatgttcaagggagcatacgatccagatggcgctcataagtggttgaaggagatcgagaggatcttccgagtgactgagtgtgccgataaccagaaggtcaggtttggtacgcatatgctgtcagaagaagcagatgattggtgggttgctacccgcactgagttggaaactgctgggaatactgagatcacttgggcggtgttcagagagagattcctgaggaagtactttccagaggatgtcagaggaaagaaagagatagagttcttagaattaaaacagggcaaccggtctgttactgagtatgctgctaagttcacagagttgtcgaagtattacactccctataacgaggctactggggaattttcaaagtgtgtgaagtttgagaacgggttacgtcccgagatcaagcaggctattgggtatcagcggattagagtgttttctgacctggtggactgttgcaggatttttgaacaggataccaaggccagagcggagagctatcagcaaagggttgatagga encodes:
- the LOC127131725 gene encoding uncharacterized protein LOC127131725; its protein translation is MDHKHLLQQKPPGAPFTCSGCRQLGFGSNYHCQNNSHCNYVLHGECAYPDPYAFHPFFEKSYFEFHKKPPGDRERYCDACGKDILGFVYHCSTTGYDLHPCCLKLKNSITDESGTVTLKLSKKVDSKCVKCKHRSVVGNVKGWCYYDRNSCYHVSCFKDLIVENWRRGYFSQGDTSIATTNSSNDRETQLALTSMEMDQSLRISRRARTISKYAKIAILVFKLIFSAIFGNPISAFVAILEALASN